A single region of the candidate division WOR-3 bacterium genome encodes:
- the speB gene encoding agmatinase, which yields MALYYATAGASDASVIVVGMPLDRTSSFVPGARFGPDAIRAAADNIESFSPFQKRDISGTNIHDAGNLAFTFPTPAAPLDLIAETTRRSTASGAKQLALGGEHTITAPIIAELARGLPDLCVIQYDAHSDLRQDFLGERVCHATAMARVLDTIPRERLFQLGIRSFSHAAEMSERNVFPFEVLTPVKQVLSAIGDRPVYVTLDIDVLDPGAMPDVQTPQPGGCSYRDLALSLAGLAGLRVVGCDLVEVCPRAMQPSAGAATAAELTRELCLLLSTTQ from the coding sequence ATGGCGCTATACTACGCGACGGCGGGCGCTTCCGACGCGAGCGTTATCGTTGTCGGAATGCCGCTTGACCGGACCAGCTCTTTTGTTCCCGGTGCGCGGTTCGGACCGGACGCCATACGCGCGGCCGCGGACAACATCGAGTCATTCAGCCCCTTCCAGAAACGTGACATTTCGGGAACCAATATCCACGATGCCGGCAACCTTGCCTTCACTTTCCCGACCCCCGCTGCTCCGCTGGACCTCATTGCTGAAACAACCCGGCGGAGTACGGCAAGCGGGGCGAAACAGCTCGCGCTTGGCGGCGAGCACACAATCACCGCCCCCATCATAGCTGAACTCGCCAGAGGACTGCCTGACCTGTGCGTGATCCAGTATGACGCTCATTCCGATCTGCGCCAGGATTTCCTGGGCGAGCGTGTATGCCATGCCACCGCTATGGCGCGCGTGCTGGACACAATCCCGAGGGAACGGCTCTTCCAACTCGGCATCAGATCCTTCTCCCATGCCGCTGAGATGTCCGAACGGAATGTGTTCCCATTCGAGGTGCTGACGCCGGTCAAGCAAGTGCTTTCCGCGATCGGGGACCGTCCAGTCTATGTGACGTTGGACATTGATGTGCTTGACCCGGGCGCGATGCCGGACGTGCAGACACCCCAACCCGGCGGATGTTCCTACCGCGACCTCGCGCTGTCTCTCGCCGGTCTCGCCGGGCTCAGGGTTGTCGGTTGCGACCTGGTCGAGGTCTGCCCGAGAGCGATGCAGCCTTCAGCCGGCGCCGCCACGGCAGCGGAGCTGACCCGAGAGCTCTGCCTGCTGCTCTCCACCACGCAATAA
- a CDS encoding glycosyltransferase family 2 protein has product MPPDLTVIFISYNSARLLERALSTLRDAEPLLRFEVLVVDNGSLDRERLFLVCRENGARLLALNRNMGIGAAANRGLRYARGRYVAVGNPDLVFTEGAVSALVRFMDMQRDAGVVSPQFVYADGCIQPSARRLPRMRYIFAGRRSPLARISSHLAPSAEFLYSGADMSASPVAVEAVIGAFMVFRREALEQAGAFDERYFMYAEDMDICRRIGRDWRVFLLPTSRIVHLVGQTRRQFVKLSEFHRLRSHRLFFRDGALGLRAIALDVLFSYYLACQQAARLVGVNEFEYSWAQHR; this is encoded by the coding sequence ATGCCCCCCGACCTGACCGTTATCTTCATTAGCTACAACTCAGCCCGATTGCTGGAGCGCGCGCTGTCGACACTGCGTGATGCCGAGCCCCTGCTGCGGTTCGAGGTCCTCGTTGTGGACAACGGTTCACTCGACCGCGAGCGTCTCTTCTTGGTCTGCCGCGAGAATGGAGCCCGGCTGTTGGCCCTGAACCGGAACATGGGCATAGGGGCTGCAGCAAACAGAGGTCTCCGTTATGCCCGCGGCAGGTATGTGGCCGTGGGCAACCCCGATCTGGTCTTCACAGAGGGTGCAGTGTCTGCTCTCGTTCGTTTCATGGACATGCAGCGGGACGCGGGCGTGGTTTCTCCCCAGTTCGTCTACGCCGACGGCTGCATACAGCCCTCGGCGAGACGGCTTCCCAGAATGCGCTACATCTTCGCGGGGCGCAGGTCGCCGCTGGCACGCATCTCGTCGCACTTGGCGCCGTCAGCCGAGTTTCTCTACTCTGGAGCCGACATGAGCGCGAGCCCTGTGGCGGTCGAGGCCGTCATCGGCGCCTTCATGGTCTTCAGGCGGGAAGCGTTGGAGCAGGCAGGCGCCTTCGACGAACGTTACTTCATGTACGCCGAGGACATGGACATCTGCCGAAGGATCGGGAGGGACTGGAGGGTCTTTCTGCTACCAACTTCGCGCATTGTCCACCTCGTGGGCCAGACCCGCCGCCAGTTTGTCAAACTGTCCGAGTTCCACAGACTTCGATCCCACCGGTTGTTCTTCAGAGACGGAGCACTAGGCCTGAGAGCGATTGCGCTGGACGTCCTATTCTCGTACTACCTTGCATGTCAGCAGGCCGCGCGCCTAGTCGGAGTCAACGAGTTCGAGTACTCCTGGGCACAACACCGATGA
- a CDS encoding Ni/Fe hydrogenase subunit alpha, producing the protein MSTRITIDPITRLEGHGKIEIFLDDKGEVENAYLQVPELRGFEQFCVGRKAEDMPQLTSRICGVCPVAHHYAGVKALDEAFGVKPTETALKLRELIYCGYIVYDHVLHFYFLGGPDFVVGPDAPKAKRNILGVIEKVGVDTAREVIKHRAYGQRITEILGGKPTHPVSGVPGGQTKVLTEEGRKEIETMSKSCVEFAKFTLQMFEDVVLKNPAYMALITNPKLGHAVYNMGMVDEKNRVAFYDGKVRVTDQKGKEFVKFEGRDYLDHIAEHVLDWSYVKATYLKAIGYRGLVDGPDSGLYRVGPLGRLNVADGMATPGADAAYRKLFDTFGTRPVNSTLAYHWARLVELLYASERALELATDPGITGTDIRNMKFDMKAEGVGVVEAARGTLFHHYRLTEDRMIEKVNLIVATTNNKGPICMSVREAAKELIHKGKVDDGLLNTVEMFFRAYDPCFGCASHVLGRPTVVIDVRNQYGDLVQQMAG; encoded by the coding sequence GTGAGCACACGGATCACGATTGACCCGATTACCCGGCTTGAGGGTCACGGCAAGATAGAGATCTTCCTCGACGACAAGGGGGAGGTTGAGAACGCCTATCTGCAGGTGCCGGAGTTGCGCGGGTTCGAGCAGTTCTGCGTGGGCCGCAAGGCCGAGGACATGCCGCAACTAACCAGCCGCATCTGCGGCGTCTGCCCGGTTGCGCACCACTACGCCGGGGTGAAGGCGCTCGACGAAGCCTTCGGGGTCAAGCCTACCGAGACCGCGCTCAAGCTGCGCGAGTTGATCTACTGCGGCTACATTGTCTACGACCACGTTCTGCACTTCTACTTCCTGGGCGGGCCGGACTTCGTGGTCGGGCCGGACGCGCCCAAAGCGAAGCGGAACATCCTTGGTGTCATCGAGAAGGTCGGCGTGGACACGGCCAGGGAGGTCATCAAGCACCGGGCCTACGGCCAGCGGATAACCGAGATTCTCGGGGGCAAGCCGACCCATCCGGTGAGCGGCGTACCCGGCGGCCAGACCAAGGTGTTGACCGAGGAGGGCCGCAAAGAGATCGAGACGATGTCGAAGTCCTGCGTGGAATTCGCCAAGTTCACCCTGCAGATGTTCGAGGACGTAGTCCTGAAGAACCCGGCCTACATGGCGCTGATAACAAACCCGAAGCTCGGTCATGCGGTGTACAACATGGGCATGGTGGATGAGAAGAACCGGGTGGCTTTCTACGACGGGAAGGTCCGGGTCACCGACCAGAAGGGCAAGGAGTTCGTCAAGTTTGAGGGCCGCGACTACCTGGACCACATCGCCGAGCACGTGCTCGACTGGAGCTACGTCAAGGCCACCTACCTCAAGGCGATCGGCTACAGGGGCCTGGTTGACGGACCGGACTCGGGTCTCTACCGGGTCGGCCCGCTCGGCCGGCTCAACGTCGCCGACGGGATGGCAACGCCCGGAGCCGACGCGGCCTACCGGAAGCTGTTCGACACCTTCGGCACTAGGCCGGTCAACTCGACGCTGGCTTATCACTGGGCCAGATTGGTGGAACTGCTCTACGCCTCGGAACGGGCGCTGGAACTCGCGACCGACCCCGGGATAACCGGAACCGACATCCGGAACATGAAGTTCGACATGAAGGCCGAGGGCGTCGGCGTGGTCGAAGCAGCTCGCGGAACGCTTTTCCACCACTACCGTCTGACCGAGGACCGGATGATCGAGAAGGTGAACCTGATCGTCGCGACGACCAACAACAAGGGCCCGATCTGCATGTCCGTCCGCGAGGCGGCGAAGGAACTGATTCACAAGGGCAAAGTGGACGACGGGCTGCTCAACACGGTCGAGATGTTCTTCCGGGCCTACGATCCGTGCTTCGGGTGTGCTTCGCACGTGCTGGGTCGGCCCACGGTCGTGATTGACGTCCGGAACCAGTATGGTGATCTGGTACAGCAAATGGCCGGCTAG
- a CDS encoding undecaprenyl/decaprenyl-phosphate alpha-N-acetylglucosaminyl 1-phosphate transferase, with translation MSAGRAPSRSQRVRVLLGTTPMNIVAVAVAFVVGTAVVLLATPQVIRLSHRLGLYDRIDHGKSHRGLKPRLGGVAMFVGAVLAMAAGLLIEGRYTFVKAVISGVGFGLVFVVSLWDDIRGRPWWLRLIVQAIGATAFALVTVRPFVWFSVPFFGTFSPGLWSYPIAVLWLMMTTNALNLIDGTDGLAAGIAAIAGTVLLVSAWKNGLMGPAMLAAVTVGVCVGFLPYNLPPARIFMGDAGATLLGFTLGASSYTGGGKNVGFMSLLIPILVLAVPLSDVVGAIVRRSSRGDSIFEADQRHIHHVLLATGLGPRRTLILLYSVTAVLGATGLVLAGGPRNVVLLVAVSVGLGALFLMRSRGA, from the coding sequence ATGTCAGCAGGCCGCGCGCCTAGTCGGAGTCAACGAGTTCGAGTACTCCTGGGCACAACACCGATGAACATCGTTGCTGTAGCGGTAGCCTTCGTGGTGGGAACAGCCGTCGTGCTCTTGGCTACGCCTCAGGTCATCAGGCTATCGCATCGGCTAGGCCTCTATGACCGGATTGACCACGGCAAGAGCCATCGCGGCCTGAAACCCCGGCTCGGCGGAGTGGCGATGTTTGTCGGTGCAGTCCTTGCCATGGCGGCCGGTCTGCTGATTGAGGGGCGCTACACCTTTGTGAAGGCTGTGATTTCGGGCGTGGGTTTCGGTCTTGTCTTCGTGGTTTCGCTTTGGGACGACATTCGTGGGCGCCCCTGGTGGTTGCGGCTAATCGTTCAGGCCATTGGTGCAACGGCCTTCGCATTGGTCACCGTGCGTCCGTTCGTGTGGTTCAGCGTCCCGTTCTTCGGTACTTTCTCACCCGGACTGTGGTCCTATCCAATCGCCGTCCTCTGGCTGATGATGACCACGAACGCTCTGAATCTCATAGATGGAACTGATGGTCTAGCGGCTGGTATCGCAGCCATCGCCGGTACCGTTCTTCTTGTGTCGGCCTGGAAGAACGGGTTGATGGGACCAGCGATGCTCGCGGCGGTCACGGTGGGGGTCTGCGTGGGGTTCCTTCCTTACAACCTGCCGCCAGCTCGGATCTTCATGGGAGACGCAGGAGCCACACTCCTTGGATTCACGCTCGGGGCCTCATCGTACACGGGAGGGGGAAAGAACGTCGGGTTCATGAGTCTGCTGATCCCGATTCTGGTTCTGGCGGTTCCGCTGTCTGACGTGGTTGGCGCAATCGTGCGTCGGTCCTCGCGCGGAGACAGCATCTTCGAAGCCGATCAGAGGCACATTCATCACGTTCTGCTGGCCACCGGGTTGGGTCCTCGAAGAACTCTGATCCTGCTCTATTCTGTGACGGCAGTGCTGGGTGCCACAGGGCTGGTCCTCGCTGGAGGGCCGAGGAATGTTGTGCTGCTTGTGGCGGTATCGGTCGGGCTTGGGGCTCTTTTCCTGATGCGGAGCCGCGGCGCTTGA
- a CDS encoding PorV/PorQ family protein — protein MAASSQRRDNRELSLRVLVSVALALGVSLGASTGFSSLKILPGVREAGMAGTGVASAFGPQAIALNPAAGATIGDFAATASYAKWILDTRHQSLFVTRNFRALSIGAGFASFSAGQFEYRDKPTEEPIGTFTPTDLTAYLNLARSLGDKVQVGLTARYFYTRVYNHDAAGLGVDGGVRVTPAKGLTLGASVVDFGRTMYYVREVFWLPTRGRLGASYDFIPFERGRLTVAADGSYFFYGQTPGAAAGLEFAWNEVVALRAGYDFLSEANHLDFGLGLQAGVFRFDYSYAPMGFGLGGAHRVSVGISR, from the coding sequence ATTGCTGCCTCGAGCCAACGTCGAGATAATCGAGAGCTGAGCTTGCGCGTCCTGGTTTCCGTGGCCCTGGCTCTGGGCGTGTCCCTGGGCGCGTCTACCGGGTTTTCTTCGCTGAAGATTCTGCCGGGAGTCCGAGAAGCGGGTATGGCCGGTACCGGCGTTGCCTCGGCGTTCGGGCCGCAGGCTATTGCTCTCAATCCGGCTGCTGGAGCCACTATTGGAGACTTCGCGGCGACCGCGTCCTATGCGAAGTGGATACTTGATACGCGCCATCAGTCCCTTTTCGTGACGCGCAACTTCCGGGCACTGAGCATCGGTGCGGGCTTCGCCAGCTTCTCTGCCGGCCAGTTTGAGTATCGTGACAAGCCGACCGAGGAGCCCATCGGGACTTTCACACCGACTGACTTGACCGCCTACCTGAACCTGGCGAGATCGCTCGGCGACAAGGTGCAGGTGGGCCTAACCGCTCGCTACTTCTACACTCGGGTGTACAACCATGACGCTGCCGGCCTGGGTGTTGATGGCGGGGTCAGGGTAACGCCGGCAAAGGGCCTGACCCTGGGCGCCTCGGTTGTCGACTTCGGTAGGACCATGTACTACGTGCGTGAGGTGTTCTGGCTGCCCACGCGGGGCAGGCTGGGCGCGAGCTACGATTTCATTCCCTTTGAGCGCGGCCGGCTGACGGTGGCCGCCGACGGCTCGTACTTCTTCTATGGCCAGACACCCGGTGCGGCGGCAGGGCTGGAGTTCGCGTGGAACGAGGTCGTCGCACTGCGCGCCGGGTACGACTTTCTTTCCGAGGCGAATCACCTGGACTTTGGACTGGGCCTGCAGGCCGGCGTGTTTCGTTTCGACTACTCATACGCGCCGATGGGCTTCGGGCTGGGTGGCGCGCACCGGGTTTCGGTCGGAATCTCCCGCTAG